TTCGTGCCTCAGCGTCAGTTACGGTCCAGACGGCCGCCTTCGCCACTGGTGTTCCTCCCGATATCTACGCATTTCACCGCTACACCGGGAATTCCGCCGTCCTCTCCCGCACTCAAGCCTGGCAGTCTTGAACGCTCCTTTTGGGTTGAGCCCAAAAATTTCACGCTCAACTTACCAGACCGCCTACGCACCCTTTACGCCCAGTAATTCCGGACAACGCTCGCCACCTACGTATTACCGCGGCTGCTGGCACGTAGTTAGCCGTGGCTTTTTAAACGGGTACTATCTTCTACTTCTCCCCGTCCAAAGAGGTTTACACCCCGAAGGGCTCCTTCCCTCACGCGGCGTCGCTGCGTCAGGCTTTCGCCCATTGCGCAAGATTCCCCGCTGCTGCCTCCCGTAGGAGTGTGGGCCGTGTCTCAGTCCCACTGTGGCCGGTCACCCTCTCAGGCCGGCTACCCGTCGTCGCCTTGGTAGGCCGTTACCCCACCAACTAGCTGATGGGCCGCGAGCCCATCCCCAGCCGGTATGAACATTACGTCCACCCTTTCACCACAACATCATGCGATGCCGTGGTCCCATCGGGTATTAGCAGCCCTTTCGAGCTGTTATCCCCGTGCTGAGGGCAGGTTGCTCACGTGTTACTCACCCGTCCGCCGCTAAGATGCTAAGCTTCAAGAGTTTCCCCCATCCGCTTAGCATCCCCGCTCGACTTGCATGCGTTAGGCACGCCGCCAGCGTTCGTCCTGAGCCAGGATCAAACTCTCAATTAAAGTCTATCTTCAGAACTCAATCCTTAGCTCATAAATTTCTTGGCCGCAAGGAGTCAATCCTTTTCGACCGCTGTTTAATTTCCAAGCTGCTTACCGCCTCCTCAAGGCGGCAATTATTAATTATAATTTTTCTTTTTGCTTTTGTCAAGCACTTTTTTATCTTTTTTATCTCAATTTTTTTGCCGCCGCTTTCGCAGCGACAGTTTTATATTATAAAGGGGTTTTTAAATTGTGTCAATAGGGTGGACAAAAATTTTTCTTCTTTTTATTAAAAAGCACTCTAAAATAAATCCGAAAGATAAAAATCGAATTCTTTATCCCTGTCACACACAATTTTGCCATCCACATATTCAAGCTTCGCAACCTGAAGAGATGTTCTCCAATATCTATTGTCTTTCCAAAACTCTTCTGTACCTTCCATTCCTTCAGGATGTGTAAAGTAGAATATATAAGCCGTCTCATCATCTATTACAAGAACATCAGCATGATGTCCTATTTGTCCATCATCTTCCCTCTTTCCCGGCTTATCTAAAATATTTTCTTGCCTATGCCAAACAGTTGTATCTTCTGAAGAATAAACTCCCAGTCCACACCACGGGTCTGTTATCATCCAGAACTTCCCCTTCCACCAAAAGACGTTTGGCCCCTCTTGAGGTCTGTCAGTTAAAGCTGGTCCTAAAACCTTCCAATCTTTTAGATTGGTACTCTCTGCTACATATATGTATGAATGGTCTACTTCATCCTTGTACCACATCCTAAAAGTTCCATCTGGCATATGAAAAACGCATGCGTCAATAACCTTGTTTGAAGACAGTTCAAGCTTGCAGATAAATTCCCAGTCCCACAGATTCTTGCTTTTGCAGTACAAAATGTATCTGTCTGCATTCCAATCCTGTGGAACACCATGTACAAAACTTACATACATATGGTATTCCCCTTCATAGAATATCACCTCAGGTGCCCAGAAGGTGTTTCTGCCCCTGCCATATCGAAGGTCTATAGTACCTCTATAAAGCCATGTCCTGCCACCATCCCTTGACTCAGCAATCCCTATATCTGTTCCATGCATAAACGCTTTGCCCGGAAGTCTCATGTTTGCTCTTCTGTTTGTGTATAAAATCCACCAACTTTTTTCAAGGTGATTGTATATGATGGTGGGGTCTGCCGCACCGTCATAGATTGGGTCTCTAAAAAGAGGCGCTGGTGGTCTTGGCACATTTATCATCTCCTTTTTTATAAATCTTTTCTCTTTTGTACACTGGAATTAATTTGGTCGATTTAATTATGGCAATTTTGTCATTATCTTTATAATCAGACGCTTTCAAGAAATATATGTCATGAAACTTTTAAATAGCAAGAGAGCTGTTTTCAATACCCCAGCATAGCCTTTTTATTTTCTAAATAATAAAGGTAATTTTCATACGGCACATCTGGGGGGCATCGGTGGTCAATATGGGGTATGAAGCCGCCTTGTTCCACCACCTTTTCAAGCCTTTTTAGCTCTTTTAGTATATCCTCCTTTGAATCCTGAAGTTTTGTCTTGTCAACACCGCCCATAAGCCTTATACTATCTCCGTAAAGTTTTTTCAGCACCACTGGGTCTGTGCCAGCATGAACCTCTACAGGAAACATTAGGTTAAACCCTGCTTCCAGCCAAAGTTCGACAATTGGCATGATGTTACCATCACAGTCAGTTCCTATTATATCCACCCCATGCTTGTGCAAAAAATCTGCTATCCTTTTGTATCTTGGCATTAAAAACTCCTTGAACATCTGCGGAGATATAATTGGTCCATTGTTAAAGGCAATATCTTCCCACCCAAGAGCAAAATCTACCTCAACGTCTTTCAAAGCCTTCTCCATAAGCTTTATTGAAAAATCTGTCATATACTCAATCATCTCATCCACCAAATCTGGCATATCATAAAATGCAAGCGCAATAT
The DNA window shown above is from Caldicellulosiruptor owensensis OL and carries:
- a CDS encoding family 43 glycosylhydrolase, giving the protein MPRPPAPLFRDPIYDGAADPTIIYNHLEKSWWILYTNRRANMRLPGKAFMHGTDIGIAESRDGGRTWLYRGTIDLRYGRGRNTFWAPEVIFYEGEYHMYVSFVHGVPQDWNADRYILYCKSKNLWDWEFICKLELSSNKVIDACVFHMPDGTFRMWYKDEVDHSYIYVAESTNLKDWKVLGPALTDRPQEGPNVFWWKGKFWMITDPWCGLGVYSSEDTTVWHRQENILDKPGKREDDGQIGHHADVLVIDDETAYIFYFTHPEGMEGTEEFWKDNRYWRTSLQVAKLEYVDGKIVCDRDKEFDFYLSDLF
- a CDS encoding uroporphyrinogen decarboxylase family protein — its product is MERIIKDKFKSGKLTNRERFRRVMHYQNVDRIPNFEFGYWNETLPTWHSQGLPPEIDNEEKAYKFFGIDSYKYIPIKNGLIPQFEEKVLKETQEYMIIIDAEGIKCQIFKNGSSTIPHYLEYPIKNKDDWERFKERLNPDDPARYPENWDEIVLELQKRDYPVCIHCGSLLGKLRDWMGFENIALAFYDMPDLVDEMIEYMTDFSIKLMEKALKDVEVDFALGWEDIAFNNGPIISPQMFKEFLMPRYKRIADFLHKHGVDIIGTDCDGNIMPIVELWLEAGFNLMFPVEVHAGTDPVVLKKLYGDSIRLMGGVDKTKLQDSKEDILKELKRLEKVVEQGGFIPHIDHRCPPDVPYENYLYYLENKKAMLGY